The genome window CCCAATTCTGCACGTCCCCGATCTCCTTGAGGCCCTCGCGCGCCGTATCCGCCACCCTCTCCCACTGCTCATTCTGCCGGCGCAGCTCGGCCGTCGTCCGCCGCAGCTCCGCCTCCTGCTTGTCTAGCGCGGCGGCGTTCTCGTGCAGCGTGCGCGCGCGGTCGCGTAGCTCGGCGTCGTAGTTTGCGCCGACGGAGCGGAGGGAGGCAGTGAAGGCTGCTTTGGCTTCGAGGGTGCGTTGGGAGAGGGTCGGTGAGGAGGTGGGtgattgttgttgttgttgaggCGGTGGTGGTTGAGTGGACATTGTTGGTTACAGTAAGTAGgggaatgatgatgatgatgatgatgatgatgatgatggtggtggtggtggagacCTAGGTCTGAAGCGTTTGGCTGGATGGCGTTGGTgtatactatatatataatgtGCTTCCTTGTTGATATGGGCAAGATAAAACAAAAGTATAGTCTGAATGCGTTGATTACCCCACCTCATGTGCCACACTAGGGTTGACAGCAATTGATATGATCGAGATGGTAAGATGATTGGATGCATATCCTCCAAATTCGTGTGTTGGCATGATTATGTAGAAATCTCTCTATCCACAGGCACAAGGAATGCCCTCTCTTCGATACATACATAAATCCACAGACATAAAATGCAAAAACTATAAGCTTTGACTTGGTATTAACAGCCCATCACCAAATACGTAATGACCGCTGGCTATATGCTGCTGcttgaaaaaaaaagaattcCCAAAACGCCATGCATGCCATACCGAAAAGTTATTTGCGACATAGCTTCAGTTGCCGTGGTACAGTGCAGATTAGATAGAAGAGTATTTTTGTCGGGATTGTAAGTAATGAAACAAAGACCTCACATGTTCGCCAACTCCTGGTCAATCTGGCGGTCGAGGAATGCCTTCTTGTCGCCCGTCAACGTCGTCTGCAGCCGTTGTTCCACCAAAGCACGAACTAAGAAGCTATCAGGGATGAATACCACTTGATATATGGGGAAAGGAACTGACCTTGTTTCTTAGTCACCGTGTCTAGGTCCACCTCTGCCAGACAGCTGCGGATCGCTTCTGTAATGGCGCCCTCATCCGGTCCTGTACCGCCGGTCCGGAAGTCGAATGCACTAACGGGTCTCGAGTTCAGGCCACCGCCGAGGGGACTGCGTGAATTCTGGCGCGCGACCCCCAGCAGGTTGTCCGTACTCTGCATAAGTCCCACGCTGTGCCGACTCATGCCCATGGGGCTATCCTGGTAGTGGCTGAGGTTGCCCATGGACATATTCCGCTGGTGTGGGTTGTCGGTATATCTGGTAAAGCTAGAAAGGTGCGAGTTGCGGTTGCCCGGAATGTTTCCGCCAAATGGAGCTGGCGATTGCGGTGGCATGTACGGACTCGAGTGCCGGCCTTGGGGAAATCCGGTAAGGATGGTAGATGCCGGCTTCACAGAGGAATAGGTGGAATGAAGatcatccatctccatgACTGCCTCGTCTCCGTACCGGCTGTACATCTTCTCCTGGCTGACGCCATAATCGCCGCGACGGCCTGGAAGGTTGTTCGCCAGGGCGTAATCATCCCAGCGTTGGAGAGGAATGCTCCGAGGATCGAATGCTTCATCCTCCACTGCTACAACTCGCTTCGTGCCCTTCTCCCCAAGGACAATACGGGTACTGCCCCAGCTGAAGTCGTCCTGTTTCCAGAATGCATACAAGGGCAGGATAAAGTTGTAGATTGGGAAGGCCAGGATGTAGATAATCATCCACCCAATATGCTGCCACTGCCGTTTGACGATGAAAATGATGGCTTGGAGACCGTACACACCTGCCAGGATAGCGAGGGAGATATATGGAAATGGGCCAGTGTGACTGGCGACACGGTAGATCAGGTACCCTATGTAGACGCAGGTCGCCGGAAGGATGAGGGTTCCAATCAGGTCGACCAGTACCACAAATCGCATGCTGAAACAGCAGAAGCCACACAGGTCCTTCAGAGCCGCAAGCTCAACCAAATTGTGAATCGTCGAGTTGATCCACCGACGTCGCTGAGAGAGAAGGACAGACCAAGTCTCCGGGGCGGCGGTACTGGCATAGGCATCCGGAATGAACTTGTAGGACATAGTTGGGAAGTGCTTCGTCATGAGAGTGGTGAGGAAACGATCTTCACCCAGAGACAACAGGTTCTTCTTGTGCAAGGTGTCTACATCGTTGTCCGCATATTCTTCAATGACTTTGTCTGAAATAATCAGAGGTCGACCCTTGTCCGCCGTTCGTAGACGATACATGCAGAAACTAACCAGCGCGTCAGTAAATTGAGATGAGACCAAAGTCATGGATCGGTCACACTTACCACCCCGGAAGACATGTCACACTTCCAAACAAAGACTCGAAAGCCTTGGCCAGGTGATGCGAAATGTAGTACTCGTAGACTTGAATCATTGTCCACCAGCTTCGTTCCTCATTCTGAAGACTCGTCTCACCGCAGATACCGGCAATCCGTGCATCATTCGCGCAGGCAGCAACCAGCCGATTGAGTGAGTCTTCCCGGACACTTGTATCCGCGTCCACCATCAGACAGTACTCGTAGAGTTCAGGGTCGACTCCGATAATGTTGTTGATCTGATGGAACATCTCTAGCTCCAGCGGTGACATCGGGGAACGGTGATGTACACGGTTCAGGAAGTTGAGCAGAAGGATTTGCGAGTCACGCTTACCCCTGTTACCGGGCTTCGGCCGGTTTTGTTCAGATTCCTTACCGACTTTGACGACCACAATATATGGAACCACATTGCCCTCGTATTCGTAAAGGCCAGAGTAGACCTTCCCATAATTGAGCTGATCACTTCCTTGTCCGAGAGACTTAAACGGCAACGCAGGGGGGTCGATCTTAGGATCAACGCCGAGGATGTCCAGGACGATCTTGGGAGTTGGTCGATCGTTACCGCCGCCGACAATCATGCCATCGCATATGACGAAGATAAGTTTCCTTTTGTTGTCATATTGTAGGGCTGTCAAGGAGTCAAGACCTTTGCGAAGCGCATCTTCACCTTCTGTATATGCTGGCACGAGACAAATGACAAACTTATCTTGTGGGGCTGGACGCCGTTTGGACCCAAGTTGTAGAGCCGCAAGGAATTTAACAAGGACAACGGAGCATATGAGAATCGTGAAGGCAAGCAGAATCCAGTTATTGACAGTACACCGGGGGGTATCACGGAAATCCACTTTCCCTTTGTAGAACACATAGTCGAGACATATCTGAGACTTCTTGAAGTCCTCAGAATCTCCCCATTTGTCGGTCACGTCAGTGCCCGGATAATTCTTGAAAAGATCCGTGACACTTTTTGGTAGGAAGTTGTAGGTATCTTGGTTATTCATCCTATCCAACGTGTAAAAGTAATCTGTCAGGTCATATATGTTTTTGTTCACAATGACCCAGTATCGCTGGCTATCGTCGGCCTGTTTCGCAACGGTTCCTCTTGTCCAGACAAGATCTCCCTTGAAGTATTCACGGATCTTTGGGAGGAACGTATTCTCATACCAGGTGATCTCATGGAGCTTGGTGGTTGAGGGCCAATTCAGGGGACCACAATTGTGATTAGCATAGGAATACATGTCAGCAGTCGTGTCATTATAGGAGAGCTTGATTGACTGATCCGTCACCATTGGCGAACAGAATCTAGTcaagggaggaggaaagtaGGCATCAAGGTTCTGGCCTCGAAAGGGCTCCATGCTCGACGCAGTCACGTCGATATTGTTGTCACTGTGCTGAAGCCTCCAGAATTTGCTGATATCGTACACTTTACCGTGGATGCTGACATAGAAATCGTTGTCACCCTGGTGATATCCAACTTCTTTGGAGTTCCAGACTTTATCCTTGTTCGGGCAGAGTAGGTCACCAAACGCCATGATATAGAAACAGACAATGGCATTGAagagaaggatgaggaagacgaggaccAGTTTCTCCCTCCAGGCCATCCGCACATCGGGACGTTTCATGCGGCCAATGTAGCGAAGAACAAATGATGGGATCCAGAAGGTCAGGGCCCAGACAAACCCTGACCAGACGCGCCGACCGAAAGtgatttccttcttttcgATATGCTTGGGACTACCAAACTCGGGATCAAGTTCGCCAGTGAAGTCGCCGTCGTAGAGTTGGTTCTCCCACTTTTTGGTGTCACCCTTGGTTCCGAGGCCATAATCACCAGCCATGTTCAAGGTGTTCGGCATACTAGGAGCGACGGATTTCGCTACCCCTGCAACACTGGGTGCCAGCATGCTTTGTCTCTGTAGGAGGTTATCCCGACTGCCCAAAAGGCTGGCAGACTCCGCCATGGGATTCGCCGCGTATTGTGCCACGCCATTGTCAAGCATGCCACTGCCGTACATATACGAGTTTGCTCCGGGTGTTTCATCTGGCTTGAGATCAAGCATCGTCTCCGCTTCCCACCATGCATTCTCACGCATCCAGATCCGTTGATGGCCTACAAAGGCGTCGCCGTTGGTCCAGCCTCTTTCCATCAACCAGCTCTCCACACCgtcccttccttctctacAGCCCAATCGCGAATAACGGCTAACAAACTCCTCTACGTCAAAGTCGGCCGTAAAATCCATCTGCTTCAGACGTCGATTGGCCCATTCGGCAAGTCTCCACTCACGTATTTGGCGAGAAACCGTACCTGCAGACCAGGCGGCGGTGGGCGAGGCTGCGTTTAAGGAGTCAGGGGTATCGTCGGTTGGATGGATCGAGATATGGTGCCAGACTCGACTGCTACCCAAGGTAGTCATGAGGTCAAACCGCCCTCTTTTGCCGACAGTAATCCCTTCAGCTTCCACGGGAAACAGTAACTGCCGGAGGAACGAGTCCATATCAACCTCTAATCCGACTTTTTCGAGAACTTCCTGCCTCTTGTCGAGCTCATATTCCCGTTCACGCCAGGCAGGACCAGTGGTAATTCCCAAATCTGGCTCGACCTGCGCTACGGAATTGTTCAAGTCATTGAGTACAGAGTGTCCGACGGGAGGAACCTGGACGccatcctccttcatctctgCATTGATACCAAGGGTATCATCAAAGACTCCTCTCAATGCCACAGCTTTACCAAAGGCAGGCCTAGGGATATCCACGACCGTGATACCCACGGTGTCCTCGTCTGACCACTGGCCGGCTGATCCGCTTCCTGAGTCACCTTCCTGGTTTGCCCGGAGCTCATTCGCAATAGTTTCGTTGGCTTTCACGATGACCCAGTCGACCAGTGCCTCGTAGATGCCCGCGATCAATACCTCGCGATCTTCAGTGGAACACTTGTGAAGAAGCACCTCCGGATCTAATCCCAGCAGTCCCCCAACCTCTTCGCATACGTCCTCGAGCTCCTCCTGATCGACCAGAAAGCCAGCCGCATTACCGAGCTTGAGTAGGCCTGCAAGAATGGAGAGTAAACCGCGCAGTGAGGCACCTTTGATACCAATGGCCTTCAACGCTGCCCTAAAATCCTCTGCCGCCGCAGCATCGTCGGCGGTTGGGAGATATGATGGAGGTGAATAGGTACCTGACCTGTTGAGTAATGTATACGCAGAAGGATCCTTCAGGGCTAAAAATTCCCGTTCCGCAGGCGTCGATGAGGACGTCACAAGATAGTAGAACACGTCAAATGCACGGTATCCCGGTTCCGCGGAAATATCCAAGAGTCCTTTTCGCACGTTGATGCCCGAAGTCGACAGTGCAAAGCTCAATCCGACGAGGTTTCCGTGTAGCGTGAAGGTGTAAGAAGCTGCAAGGGCAGAGTATAGAGAATACGAAGGGTTGAATGCTGTAACCGCGGACACGAACGGTCTGAGTGCGGCAAGTGCGGTGAAGGCTATGCTGGGTGTtggcaagggcaaggcggCAAGGAATGGTTCAAAGAGGGAGGGTGTTGATTGGTGAGCAGAGCTGAACGGAGGTTAGCGACCACCCATAAAGCGTTGAGACATACTAGAAAGGGGTGTCATTCGAACCATAAGACGATGCATCCATCCTCCGCCCTCCTTCGAGCATGTTCCCATGCTCGGATGGCTAATTCTCGGTCTATGGTGCCACCAGTCCGGCCGTCGGGAGTAGTGTGCCGGGCGGTAGCCCAACTATTCACAACCAAGCTTGTCCCTGCATCTAGCTGGTAAGATTGACCGGAATTGTAGAACGCATGAAGTGCATTCAGCAAGGTCGTTGTGGACACCTGGGTGGTTTGGGGTGCGGATCGTGCACCACTCGTGGAAAAGCCAGCTGAATGACTGGAATAGACAGAGAATCTGTTCGACATGATGACTTAGTTGACCGTATGACGGTAGTGTGATTGAATCAGGCGTAATAGCTGAGAACTCCGCGGGTTAGAAACCCGAAAAGGCCGGTGCAACGATCGCAGACGTATTGTTCAGAACATGAGCATTTATGGAAATTCTCCTAATGATAGAGACCCAAAGGTACAGTGAGATTCTCTTCCCTTGGTGTTGAGCGAAGTCGTCGGAATCGGACGTTTGATTGGCAACCTTGTCGCTGAACGAATGGAAACGGGACGAACTTCTACAAGCCGAAAGATTTGTGATGATGGTACTCTTCACGTTCAAAGCGAGAGATCAAGCGTGGAATAGGAAAGAATATGGTGTGTAGCGACTGTTGAGACAGCGAAAACCCAGAAAATGGCAATTATCGATTAAGGGAACAGTGCAAAGCGAGGGACAGCAACAAAGGAGGATTCAACAAACGCAAAAAAAAACGGGTCGATACAGATCGACAGCTGATGAGACTTGGAATGAACAGAGGACAAGTAGAAACAAGCTGAAAGACAGCAGTATGGACAGGATGGAaggggagagaagaaagttgCTGGTGATGCTGTCCAGCCTCACAGTGTCAGTCCAGTTCAGTTAATGTGTTGTTGTGCTAACTTACCTTAGGCGCAGTAGGATTAGCTAGCTGTATCAGGTATCCGGGGTGAAGGGGACGTATTGAAAATTACTCTGCTGAGATAGTGTAGGTAGCCTGCCCTATGTCTGATTGTATTGGCGATAGCAGTCAGAAGAGGATCGGGCAATATCGCTATGGAAATCAGGCGAAGCACTATAGTTGATACTAGCAAACCACTAGCCAAAGTCTAACGGGCCAGCTGCAGCTGATAGGTATTTTCAAATTTTGTCTAGGCTCAACCTGGGTCTAATTTTGTATTCCCTGGCTCCCCTTTCTGATATCAAACTGAGCATCCCTTTATTCAATATGCATTCCTAAGTACCTAATACGCAGATGATCAATCCGTTCTGTTGCTTAATATTCATGGAATACCTTCGAAAGCAAGTAGCTACTCCATATCTTGACCGATGATAATCCATCCATGGTCTGGGAAGGGACAGTACCAGACTTTGGGTTTCAGGAGGTGGGATAGTAAACAGGCCCTTTTTTGAGACACGACCCGCGACTTTCAACCATGTCAGGTGGTGTACCAGTATCACACCTACAGAGTAGTGACCGAGCGTATCAAAAAAGACAATCGGAGCCGTAAAAACAAGTAGATTCCAGACCTAAATTCTATAATTGGCATCATCGTCTCACCTGGACTACGGGTGGTTACTCATCCATAAATGGATAGCCTATACAGTGCAAGTCTTCAGAACAGAAGTTGAATACTGATGCCGGTGAGGCCACGCTTGTCTCAGTAAAACACACCAATCGAGATTGATAAAATTGCCACCTTGAACAAGATTTTCCGCGCTTCAAGCCTTGATTCGATCGTTGATCCTTTTCTCTTAACAATCATCTGTCATATGTTAGATGTACAAGAGTCATGCAGTGCGATACCTGCATTGGATGTCCCCACCGGATTGTTCTTTTCAGTCATGGTGCTATACAGACTCTGCATGTCTagcctttcttttttctcaGATTCTGTACTTGGACGGCGAAAGTGGATTCGAAAACTGAAGGGGAACTTGAAGGAAAGGTACCTAGCAACTTCCACCACATTCTATCCTAGGTAATCGTAGGTGGTATCCGTATTAACAATGAAGGGGATTATGGCTGTAAAGAATTCCTTGTATGACGCTTTCTCTGTTTGAGTTTGCCAGATCAAATCATTGATCcactctactctgtacttaGTAAGGTATGTATCTAGCGGGTATCCTCGTCCTGAAATAAATCGAGCTTGAAAGAGAAATTTCATCTGGCCTGTGAAGTCTTGGTCTTTTCCAAGTTTCTGAAAATCATTGATTTATGGCTATCAACCAGAGGACTCAAAACGCGCTCACTATAAAGCCGATCTTCCTTCACTCCATATATCCGCCAAACAGGCAAGACTCGGACTTTAGACAGTATCATAAGCTAAAATCAACCAAGGTAAGGAGAGCCCCTGAGCCCCTAGTCCCTAGCACCTAATATTCCTAAGagttctttcttcatcagtgGCGTTGGCGATTGACGGGGATTTTAATGTTATTGATTTGAAGTGGACTACGTAGTAGTTTTCTTTTCGTTGATACCGTAACGTACGGTGTCCTGACAATCTCAGCACTGTACAGTATGTCAGGACGACTCTCAAAAAGTCCCTAGCAGTCCCTGCCAGTTCGGCCGTCCCGAGGAATCTCCACATCCCCTATTTCGATTAGGTGTTATCGATAGTCGACTCGACATGCCTATGAGATCCTGAGGAGACGCAGATGGTCCTCGGTTTGGGGGAGCATTCATACTAAAAGTAGAACCCGCCTTGTGACACAGCAAGATTTTTATATCTCTTTTGAAAAGCGTAATTTTCGGTTCCTTTCGCATATTGTAGAAACGCTGAGATTGTATTTCTCAACCTACCAGCATAAGAATAGAAACCACCAATCCCAAACAGGTACATCAACAATACAGCACATGTCCCTACCACAGCACCACCTCTTTTGTTTCTCACTGGGCGGTGACCCCAGACAGGACATGGTGGACTGAGAGGCATTgctactctgtacagagaCTCATtgctgcttttttttttgccaaAGTCCTTTCTCAGCTTGTCATCTCTCTACTGCCTCAGATttctccatttcttccatcttaataataatacatTCCATAATTGAGAGTATTTGTGCCCCTCGCTTCCGAGTCGTTTCAAAACTCTACACACGGTCGCTCTCAAAACCTCAGAGTCTACGACGTTCACTTACACCCACTGTCGTTCTTCCCTTCGTGCAAGTTGATTTCGGTGCTGCTCAATAGGTTGCATTTGCTATCTGCACAAGCCATGTGCTCAGCTATCTGCTGCTAGGAGCCTTTTTTTGGGGAAGTTTCCACCGTTCTTCGAATACTTCGCGATCAACCATTCTCATTACCAGCCTGAGCGTGGGTGAGACGGATCAGCTGGACCTGAGGCGCTTCTAATCTTTGTCGAATCATTTATTTCTGCTTCATTCGATTGGATTCGTTCAGCGAAAAGTTAGGGTCTTTTGATCATTATTCGTACTCAGATTTGAAGCACCTCCGTTGTCGGGACTGGACAACATCCACATAATGGCTGCGCCGTCACCAGCTGGAGGCGCTCCGTCTCATGCGCAGTCGTCTTTACCATCATTACCAGCACATTTGCAATCAGACACCCACCTGACAGCTCATTTAGCTAGCCGGTACAGTCTCCCCTTTCTCCCTATCTTTCTGATCAGGAGGGGTTGATACAGTACTAACATCCGTGCTGCATCATTCAGTTTTCACGTAGGATTACCAACGGCCCGACTCTCATCACAGGCCCTGATCAGTCTAAACACATATACGACATCGACTAAAGGTCCTGATGGCGGCAAAGAGGGCAGCGCAATGGGAGAGGCGGAGGACCTGGCCAAACGTGCCTTTACACGTCTCGGCGCCAGGGGAGAAAACCAGGCCGTTGTTTTCCTGTAAgcttcttgatgatcttgataaAGAGATCATATATTGACTCAGCTCATTTAGTGGCGAGAGTGGATCTGGAAAGACGACAATCCGCTCCCACTTGTTGTCTGCATTCCTTTCGTTCTCCTCGACTCCATTGTCGTCAAAGCTATCTTACGCGGCATTTCTCTTCGACACCCTGACAACCACGAAATCCTTGACCACTCAGACAGCCTCAAAAGCTGGACTTTTCTTGGAACTGCAATATGATGGCTCGTCGTCTGTTAACCCAACTCTA of Aspergillus fumigatus Af293 chromosome 2, whole genome shotgun sequence contains these proteins:
- the csmB gene encoding putative chitin synthase codes for the protein MSNRFSVYSSHSAGFSTSGARSAPQTTQVSTTTLLNALHAFYNSGQSYQLDAGTSLVVNSWATARHTTPDGRTGGTIDRELAIRAWEHARRRAEDGCIVLCSAHQSTPSLFEPFLAALPLPTPSIAFTALAALRPFVSAVTAFNPSYSLYSALAASYTFTLHGNLVGLSFALSTSGINVRKGLLDISAEPGYRAFDVFYYLVTSSSTPAEREFLALKDPSAYTLLNRSGTYSPPSYLPTADDAAAAEDFRAALKAIGIKGASLRGLLSILAGLLKLGNAAGFLVDQEELEDVCEEVGGLLGLDPEVLLHKCSTEDREVLIAGIYEALVDWVIVKANETIANELRANQEGDSGSGSAGQWSDEDTVGITVVDIPRPAFGKAVALRGVFDDTLGINAEMKEDGVQVPPVGHSVLNDLNNSVAQVEPDLGITTGPAWREREYELDKRQEVLEKVGLEVDMDSFLRQLLFPVEAEGITVGKRGRFDLMTTLGSSRVWHHISIHPTDDTPDSLNAASPTAAWSAGTVSRQIREWRLAEWANRRLKQMDFTADFDVEEFVSRYSRLGCREGRDGVESWLMERGWTNGDAFVGHQRIWMRENAWWEAETMLDLKPDETPGANSYMYGSGMLDNGVAQYAANPMAESASLLGSRDNLLQRQSMLAPSVAGVAKSVAPSMPNTLNMAGDYGLGTKGDTKKWENQLYDGDFTGELDPEFGSPKHIEKKEITFGRRVWSGFVWALTFWIPSFVLRYIGRMKRPDVRMAWREKLVLVFLILLFNAIVCFYIMAFGDLLCPNKDKVWNSKEVGYHQGDNDFYVSIHGKVYDISKFWRLQHSDNNIDVTASSMEPFRGQNLDAYFPPPLTRFCSPMVTDQSIKLSYNDTTADMYSYANHNCGPLNWPSTTKLHEITWYENTFLPKIREYFKGDLVWTRGTVAKQADDSQRYWVIVNKNIYDLTDYFYTLDRMNNQDTYNFLPKSVTDLFKNYPGTDVTDKWGDSEDFKKSQICLDYVFYKGKVDFRDTPRCTVNNWILLAFTILICSVVLVKFLAALQLGSKRRPAPQDKFVICLVPAYTEGEDALRKGLDSLTALQYDNKRKLIFVICDGMIVGGGNDRPTPKIVLDILGVDPKIDPPALPFKSLGQGSDQLNYGKVYSGLYEYEGNVVPYIVVVKVGKESEQNRPKPGNRGKRDSQILLLNFLNRVHHRSPMSPLELEMFHQINNIIGVDPELYEYCLMVDADTSVREDSLNRLVAACANDARIAGICGETSLQNEERSWWTMIQVYEYYISHHLAKAFESLFGSVTCLPGCFCMYRLRTADKGRPLIISDKVIEEYADNDVDTLHKKNLLSLGEDRFLTTLMTKHFPTMSYKFIPDAYASTAAPETWSVLLSQRRRWINSTIHNLVELAALKDLCGFCCFSMRFVVLVDLIGTLILPATCVYIGYLIYRVASHTGPFPYISLAILAGVYGLQAIIFIVKRQWQHIGWMIIYILAFPIYNFILPLYAFWKQDDFSWGSTRIVLGEKGTKRVVAVEDEAFDPRSIPLQRWDDYALANNLPGRRGDYGVSQEKMYSRYGDEAVMEMDDLHSTYSSVKPASTILTGFPQGRHSSPYMPPQSPAPFGGNIPGNRNSHLSSFTRYTDNPHQRNMSMGNLSHYQDSPMGMSRHSVGLMQSTDNLLGVARQNSRSPLGGGLNSRPVSAFDFRTGGTGPDEGAITEAIRSCLAEVDLDTVTKKQVRALVEQRLQTTLTGDKKAFLDRQIDQELANM